A part of Microbacterium terregens genomic DNA contains:
- the pth gene encoding aminoacyl-tRNA hydrolase: MADTWLIVGLGNPGPRYELTRHNVGQLVVDELAARRGETFRAHKANARVVETWLQPGGAKLVLAKPNTFMNVSGGPVAGLARFYGVDPERVIVVHDEIDIPFDAIKLKAGGGHGGHNGVRDVAKALDSTAFSRVRVGIGRPTGRQEPADWVLEPFGASERKNLPILLADAADAVEQLVGEGLLAAQQKHHAPRV, from the coding sequence ATGGCAGACACGTGGCTGATCGTCGGCCTGGGCAACCCCGGCCCGCGGTACGAACTCACCCGGCACAACGTGGGTCAGCTCGTCGTGGATGAGCTGGCGGCGCGTCGCGGCGAGACCTTCCGCGCCCACAAGGCGAACGCGCGCGTCGTCGAGACCTGGCTGCAGCCGGGGGGCGCGAAGCTCGTGCTGGCAAAGCCCAACACGTTCATGAACGTCTCCGGCGGCCCCGTCGCGGGGCTCGCCCGGTTCTACGGAGTGGATCCTGAACGAGTGATCGTCGTCCACGATGAGATCGACATCCCGTTCGACGCGATCAAGCTGAAGGCCGGCGGCGGGCATGGCGGTCACAACGGCGTGCGTGATGTCGCCAAAGCCCTCGATTCGACCGCGTTCTCACGGGTGCGGGTGGGGATCGGGCGCCCCACCGGCCGGCAGGAACCGGCGGACTGGGTGCTCGAGCCGTTCGGCGCCTCGGAGCGCAAGAATCTGCCCATTCTGCTGGCGGATGCCGCGGACGCCGTCGAGCAGCTCGTCGGTGAGGGGCTGCTCGCGGCGCAGCAGAAGCATCACGCCCCACGCGTCTGA
- a CDS encoding 50S ribosomal protein L25/general stress protein Ctc, which translates to MSTETKEIDSKVQAELRENFGKGFARRLRAAGKIPAVIYGHGTTPVHVALPGHQVSLLIRRANAVLELEVEGKHQLTLVKDVQKDPVHQIIEHIDLLVVRKGEKIQVDVPVSVIGEPAPGTIAAQDANTVLLEVEATHIPERVEVDVEGLEEGVHITAADLTLPKGASLAVDPETLIVAISVPSATLAAEDEIAEADAALAAEQAEESEETKESDSE; encoded by the coding sequence ATGTCTACCGAGACCAAAGAGATCGACTCCAAGGTTCAGGCCGAGCTTCGCGAGAACTTCGGCAAGGGCTTCGCTCGCCGCCTGCGCGCTGCCGGCAAGATCCCCGCTGTCATCTACGGCCACGGCACCACCCCGGTGCACGTCGCGCTTCCCGGCCACCAGGTCTCGCTGCTGATCCGTCGCGCGAACGCGGTGCTGGAGCTCGAGGTCGAGGGCAAGCACCAGCTCACCCTCGTCAAGGACGTGCAGAAGGACCCCGTGCACCAGATCATCGAGCACATCGACCTCCTGGTCGTGCGCAAGGGCGAGAAGATCCAGGTCGACGTGCCCGTCTCGGTCATCGGCGAGCCTGCTCCCGGCACCATCGCCGCACAGGACGCGAACACCGTCCTGCTCGAGGTCGAGGCCACGCACATCCCCGAGCGTGTCGAGGTCGACGTCGAAGGCCTCGAGGAGGGCGTCCACATCACGGCGGCCGACCTCACGCTGCCCAAGGGCGCGTCGCTGGCCGTCGATCCCGAGACCCTGATCGTCGCCATCTCGGTCCCGTCGGCAACACTTGCCGCCGAGGACGAGATCGCCGAGGCGGATGCCGCCCTGGCCGCCGAGCAGGCGGAAGAGTCCGAAGAGACCAAGGAATCCGACTCCGAGTAA
- a CDS encoding gluconokinase: MQGQFDTASVAPAVTPGIPLVCVMGVSAAGKSTVGAALADALGLPFVDADDLHSSAHRAKMAAGTPLSDLDRWPWLDAVGERFAAHRRTGLVTACSALRRAYRDRIRAVEPGVVFVHLDGSRQLLADRAGARADHFMPAALLDSQFATLEPLAADEPGLVADVSAPAEELVADIAARLRQSLR, encoded by the coding sequence ATGCAGGGACAGTTCGACACCGCTTCGGTCGCGCCGGCGGTGACGCCCGGGATCCCACTCGTGTGCGTGATGGGGGTATCGGCTGCGGGCAAGTCGACGGTCGGGGCCGCGCTGGCCGACGCGCTGGGGCTGCCGTTCGTCGACGCGGATGACCTGCACTCGAGCGCCCACCGCGCCAAGATGGCGGCGGGAACCCCGCTGAGCGACCTCGACCGCTGGCCGTGGCTGGATGCCGTCGGCGAGAGGTTCGCCGCCCACCGGCGAACGGGCCTGGTGACGGCGTGCAGCGCGTTGCGCCGCGCCTACCGCGACCGCATCCGCGCCGTCGAGCCGGGCGTCGTCTTCGTGCACCTGGACGGCTCGCGCCAGCTGCTGGCCGACCGCGCCGGGGCCCGCGCCGATCACTTCATGCCGGCTGCGCTCCTCGACTCGCAGTTCGCGACGTTGGAGCCGCTCGCCGCGGACGAACCCGGCCTGGTCGCGGATGTGTCCGCACCAGCCGAAGAGCTCGTCGCCGACATCGCGGCCCGGCTGCGTCAGTCCTTGCGGTAG
- the gndA gene encoding NADP-dependent phosphogluconate dehydrogenase: protein MPSVGPANIGVVGLAVMGSNLARNLASRIGNTVAIHNRSRGKTDALMSEHPEAGFVPSYDYEEFAASLQKPRTAIIMVKAGAATDSVIDALVDVFEPGDIIVDGGNALFTDTIRREKAVRETGINFVGMGVSGGEEGALLGPSLMPGGSDESWDTLGPILRSIAAIAEGEPCVTHVGHDGAGHFVKMVHNGIEYADMQLIAEAYDLIRRGTGRTPAQIAEVFAEWNEGELESYLIEITAEVLRQVDADTGKALVDVILDQAGAKGTGAWTVQTALNLGVPVSGIAEAVFARSLSSHPEQRAVSGDLPGPAESLSVADPDAFIEDVRLALYASKIVAYSQGFDEIRAGAAEYDWAIDLGAISKIWRGGCIIRAQFLNRIADAYAQTPDLPVLLTAPYFVDALTRSQDAWRRIIATAAGAGIPAPAFSSSLSYYDGLRAKRLPAALIQGQRDFFGAHTYKRIDKPGTFHTLWSGDRTEIEAEDTH from the coding sequence GTGCCGAGCGTGGGGCCCGCGAACATCGGCGTGGTCGGTCTCGCCGTGATGGGCTCGAATCTCGCCCGCAACCTCGCCAGCCGGATCGGCAACACCGTGGCGATCCACAACCGCAGCCGCGGAAAGACGGATGCGCTGATGTCCGAGCACCCGGAGGCCGGTTTCGTCCCCTCGTACGACTACGAGGAGTTCGCCGCGTCCCTGCAGAAGCCGCGGACCGCGATCATCATGGTCAAGGCCGGGGCGGCCACCGATTCGGTCATCGACGCGCTGGTGGACGTCTTCGAGCCGGGCGACATCATCGTCGACGGTGGCAACGCGCTGTTCACCGACACCATCCGCCGCGAGAAGGCGGTCCGCGAGACGGGCATCAACTTCGTCGGCATGGGCGTATCGGGCGGCGAGGAGGGCGCGCTACTGGGTCCCTCGCTGATGCCGGGCGGGTCGGACGAGTCGTGGGACACCCTGGGGCCGATCCTGAGGTCCATCGCGGCGATCGCCGAGGGCGAGCCGTGCGTGACCCACGTCGGCCACGATGGCGCCGGCCACTTCGTGAAGATGGTGCACAACGGCATCGAGTACGCCGACATGCAGCTGATCGCCGAGGCCTACGACCTGATCCGCCGCGGTACCGGGCGAACCCCGGCGCAGATCGCGGAGGTGTTCGCCGAGTGGAACGAGGGCGAGCTGGAGTCCTACCTGATCGAGATCACCGCGGAGGTACTGCGCCAGGTCGACGCGGACACCGGGAAGGCTCTGGTGGATGTGATCCTGGACCAGGCCGGCGCCAAGGGTACTGGCGCGTGGACGGTGCAGACCGCGCTGAACCTCGGCGTCCCCGTCTCGGGGATCGCCGAAGCGGTCTTCGCCCGTTCGCTCTCCAGCCACCCCGAGCAGCGCGCCGTATCCGGCGACCTGCCCGGGCCGGCCGAGTCGCTGTCCGTCGCGGACCCCGACGCGTTCATCGAGGACGTCCGTCTGGCCCTGTACGCGTCGAAGATCGTCGCCTACTCGCAGGGTTTCGACGAGATCCGCGCCGGTGCGGCGGAGTACGACTGGGCGATCGACCTGGGTGCGATCTCGAAGATCTGGCGCGGAGGCTGCATCATCCGCGCGCAGTTCCTCAATCGCATCGCCGACGCCTACGCCCAGACCCCGGACCTGCCGGTCCTGCTGACCGCGCCGTACTTCGTCGACGCGCTCACGCGGTCACAGGACGCGTGGCGACGGATCATCGCGACGGCCGCAGGCGCCGGCATCCCCGCCCCTGCGTTCTCGTCCTCGCTGTCCTACTACGACGGCCTGCGCGCGAAGCGACTGCCGGCGGCCTTGATCCAGGGTCAGCGCGACTTCTTCGGAGCGCACACCTACAAGCGCATCGACAAGCCCGGCACCTTCCACACTCTCTGGTCGGGCGACCGCACCGAGATCGAAGCCGAGGACACCCACTAG
- a CDS encoding FAD-binding oxidoreductase: MRIDGLISELPGRALAPGDDGWEAARHFHSGVGEPDVIVRAGSVDDVVAAVRWASAESVPIVVRGGGHSAWGAVPGGLALDVSALREVEVDGTLVRVGGGATWGHVAAVLAERGLGLSSGDTASVGVGGLTLGGGIGWMVRAWGLAADQLVGVQIVSASGDVLEATDESHPDLMWALRGGGGNFGVVTRFDFRAHELRSVVFATLAVTGDSRAVLRALRDAMKVAPRELTVTYMHVPPMDPNAPAGAGITACWIGDDEAAARAALAPLLALDGVEEMELGARAYPGILIEAPAADPDQPMPGLIGGNTLLHELSEDALERLVAFRETHEPSALLLRSLGGAFGDVPQDASAFPARDATWFAMAFAFDIPGMLDDAGRSRIAADWDAIEALGEGFYGNFTMSTEPGLVSHMFSPETMARLAAVKRDWDPGNVFCRNHNVRPG, translated from the coding sequence ATGCGAATCGATGGGCTGATTTCCGAACTGCCCGGACGCGCTCTCGCGCCGGGAGATGACGGGTGGGAGGCGGCGCGGCACTTCCACTCGGGCGTCGGCGAACCCGACGTGATCGTGCGTGCCGGATCGGTGGATGACGTCGTCGCGGCCGTGCGCTGGGCGTCGGCCGAGAGCGTGCCGATCGTGGTGCGCGGCGGCGGGCACAGCGCGTGGGGCGCGGTGCCCGGTGGTCTCGCGCTCGACGTCTCGGCGCTCAGAGAGGTGGAGGTCGACGGCACGCTCGTCCGCGTCGGCGGCGGCGCCACGTGGGGACACGTGGCCGCGGTCCTGGCGGAACGGGGTCTCGGCCTCAGCTCCGGCGACACCGCCTCGGTCGGCGTGGGCGGTCTCACGCTCGGCGGTGGGATCGGGTGGATGGTCCGCGCCTGGGGCCTGGCCGCCGACCAGCTGGTCGGCGTGCAGATCGTGAGCGCGTCCGGCGACGTCCTCGAGGCGACGGACGAGTCCCATCCCGACCTGATGTGGGCGCTGCGCGGCGGCGGCGGCAACTTCGGGGTCGTCACGCGATTCGACTTCCGCGCCCATGAACTGCGCTCGGTCGTGTTCGCCACCCTCGCGGTGACCGGCGACAGCCGGGCGGTGCTCCGTGCCCTGCGCGACGCCATGAAGGTCGCGCCGCGCGAACTCACCGTCACCTACATGCACGTCCCGCCGATGGACCCGAACGCGCCCGCCGGTGCGGGCATCACAGCGTGCTGGATCGGCGATGACGAAGCGGCCGCACGAGCCGCGCTCGCGCCGCTGCTCGCCCTCGACGGCGTCGAGGAGATGGAACTGGGCGCGCGGGCGTATCCCGGCATCCTGATCGAGGCTCCGGCCGCCGACCCGGACCAACCGATGCCCGGCCTGATCGGCGGCAACACGCTGCTGCACGAGCTGAGCGAGGACGCCCTGGAGAGACTCGTCGCGTTCCGCGAGACGCACGAGCCGTCGGCGTTGCTGCTGCGATCACTGGGCGGAGCGTTCGGCGACGTCCCGCAGGATGCCTCCGCGTTCCCCGCGCGCGACGCCACCTGGTTCGCGATGGCCTTCGCCTTCGACATTCCCGGGATGCTCGATGACGCCGGCCGGTCGCGGATCGCCGCGGACTGGGATGCGATCGAAGCGCTCGGCGAAGGGTTCTACGGCAACTTCACCATGTCGACCGAGCCGGGACTGGTCTCGCACATGTTCTCACCCGAGACGATGGCGCGCCTCGCGGCCGTCAAGCGCGACTGGGATCCGGGAAACGTGTTCTGCCGCAACCACAACGTGCGGCCCGGGTGA
- a CDS encoding magnesium and cobalt transport protein CorA — translation MALIDTAVYVGGTRIGEGAAPADAVRQARAEGGMVWIGLRSPDAEELGEVQTLLDLHPLAVKDSLRGHQRAKFERYGAMSFLVVQPARYLDASETVDFSEVDFFVGEDFLVTVQDDDIDVHGVRAELEQHPAILAKGTYGIVWALLSRVLDDYGPVIDGVETDIDEIEQELFSQVPAVSRRIFGLQREVIDLQHATSPLIDIFDRMQAVLSERADGRESPAFRELGDRAGHVVDRVDAFRHTLDNALTVHASLVEQENNEAMRRMTETGLQQNEQVKKVSGWAAILFAPTLVGTIYGMNFDNMPELHWTFGYPLALLAMLATSLTLYAIFKRRGWL, via the coding sequence ATGGCATTGATCGACACTGCGGTCTACGTCGGCGGCACCCGCATCGGCGAGGGTGCGGCTCCCGCCGATGCGGTCCGGCAGGCGCGCGCCGAGGGCGGCATGGTGTGGATCGGGCTGCGCTCGCCGGACGCCGAGGAGCTCGGCGAGGTGCAGACGCTCCTGGATCTGCACCCGCTGGCGGTGAAGGACAGTCTGCGAGGACACCAGCGCGCCAAGTTCGAGAGGTACGGTGCGATGTCCTTCCTCGTGGTGCAGCCCGCCCGCTATCTCGACGCGTCCGAGACGGTCGACTTCTCGGAGGTCGACTTCTTCGTGGGCGAGGACTTTCTGGTCACGGTCCAGGACGACGACATCGACGTCCATGGTGTCCGCGCGGAGCTGGAACAGCATCCGGCGATCCTCGCGAAGGGAACGTACGGCATCGTCTGGGCGCTGCTCAGCCGTGTGCTGGACGATTACGGACCCGTGATCGACGGTGTCGAGACCGACATCGACGAAATCGAACAGGAGCTCTTCTCGCAGGTGCCGGCGGTCTCCCGACGCATCTTCGGTCTCCAGCGCGAGGTGATCGACCTGCAGCACGCGACCTCACCGCTGATCGACATCTTCGACCGCATGCAGGCGGTGCTCTCCGAGCGGGCCGATGGGCGGGAATCGCCGGCGTTCCGCGAGCTCGGGGACCGCGCCGGCCACGTGGTCGACCGCGTGGACGCCTTCCGCCACACCCTCGACAACGCCCTCACCGTCCATGCCAGCCTCGTCGAGCAGGAGAACAACGAGGCCATGCGGCGGATGACCGAGACCGGGCTGCAGCAGAACGAGCAGGTGAAGAAGGTGTCCGGCTGGGCGGCTATCCTGTTCGCACCGACGCTCGTCGGCACGATCTACGGCATGAACTTCGACAACATGCCCGAGCTGCATTGGACGTTCGGCTATCCGCTGGCGCTGCTGGCCATGCTCGCCACGAGTCTGACCCTCTACGCGATTTTCAAGCGCCGCGGCTGGCTCTAG
- a CDS encoding NAD-dependent epimerase/dehydratase family protein, producing MAPLRILYIGGTGTISAASVRRSVALGHDVTVLNRGSARRPLPDGVRELVADVHDADALRRAVGGEQFDVVAEFLAFTPAHVRTDLAQFEGRCGQYVFISSASAYQKPPQRLPVTESTPLRNPFWEYSREKIACEDVLVEAYRDRGFPVTIVRPSHTYDERMIPTMGAWTDIARMRAGKPVVIHGDGTSQWTLTHSEDFAVAFTGLLANPAAIGEAFTITGTHAPTWNRIYGWLADAAGAPDADFVHVASDAIAARSPELGPGLLGDKSHSMVFDVSKVTALVPEFRTTITFDEGARRIIAHFDAHPAEQIVDAERDALFDRLAAYARSSG from the coding sequence ATGGCACCGTTACGGATCCTGTACATCGGCGGCACCGGCACGATCAGCGCTGCGAGCGTGCGACGCTCCGTGGCGCTCGGCCACGACGTCACAGTGCTCAACCGCGGCTCTGCGCGCCGGCCCCTCCCCGACGGCGTCCGCGAGCTGGTTGCGGACGTGCACGACGCCGACGCGCTGCGCCGTGCCGTCGGCGGGGAGCAGTTCGACGTCGTCGCGGAGTTCCTCGCGTTCACGCCCGCGCACGTGCGCACCGATCTCGCTCAGTTCGAGGGACGCTGCGGCCAATACGTGTTCATCAGTTCGGCATCCGCCTATCAGAAGCCGCCCCAGCGACTGCCGGTCACCGAATCCACTCCCCTGCGCAATCCCTTCTGGGAGTACTCCCGCGAGAAGATCGCCTGCGAGGACGTCCTGGTCGAGGCGTACCGCGACCGCGGCTTCCCCGTCACGATCGTGCGGCCGTCGCACACGTACGACGAGCGCATGATTCCGACGATGGGCGCGTGGACCGACATCGCGCGCATGCGGGCGGGCAAGCCCGTGGTGATCCACGGCGACGGCACGAGCCAGTGGACGCTGACCCACAGCGAGGACTTCGCGGTCGCCTTCACCGGGCTGCTGGCCAACCCGGCGGCGATCGGCGAAGCGTTCACGATCACCGGGACGCACGCCCCGACCTGGAACCGGATCTACGGCTGGCTCGCCGATGCCGCGGGAGCGCCGGACGCGGACTTCGTGCACGTCGCGTCGGACGCGATCGCCGCCCGCTCGCCGGAGCTGGGCCCCGGCCTCCTCGGTGACAAGTCCCATTCGATGGTCTTCGACGTCAGCAAGGTGACGGCGCTCGTTCCCGAGTTCCGCACCACGATCACCTTCGACGAAGGCGCGCGTCGCATCATCGCCCACTTCGATGCCCATCCCGCCGAGCAGATCGTGGATGCCGAGCGGGACGCCCTCTTCGACCGCTTGGCCGCGTACGCCCGTTCGTCGGGCTGA
- a CDS encoding response regulator transcription factor, whose product MAATALAPALRRPDGSALRVLVVDDEQMLTDLLSMALRMEGWEVRTAGSGFEALQAARDFEPDAMVLDVMMPDLDGMAVLQRLRHSGNDVPVLFLTAKDAVADRVAGLTAGGDDYVTKPFSLEEVVARLRGLMRRAGTAQSAEAEPILRVGDLTLNEDSHEVERGGDQFELTATEFELLRFLMRNQRRVVSKAQILDRVWNYDFGGRSSVVELYISYLRKKIDHGREPLIHTVRGVGYMIKAPQ is encoded by the coding sequence ATGGCCGCCACCGCTCTTGCCCCTGCACTTCGCCGTCCCGACGGCTCCGCACTTCGCGTCCTGGTCGTCGACGACGAGCAGATGCTCACCGATCTGCTCTCCATGGCGCTGCGCATGGAGGGCTGGGAGGTCCGCACGGCGGGCTCCGGATTCGAGGCGCTGCAGGCGGCCCGCGACTTCGAGCCGGACGCGATGGTTCTGGATGTGATGATGCCCGATCTGGACGGGATGGCCGTCCTGCAGCGCCTGCGCCACTCGGGCAACGACGTGCCGGTGCTCTTCCTCACGGCGAAGGACGCCGTGGCCGACCGCGTCGCGGGGCTGACCGCCGGCGGGGACGACTACGTCACCAAGCCCTTCAGCCTCGAGGAGGTCGTCGCGCGCCTTCGGGGACTCATGCGGCGTGCCGGGACCGCCCAGTCCGCGGAGGCGGAGCCGATCCTGCGTGTGGGAGACCTCACTCTGAACGAGGACAGCCACGAGGTCGAGCGCGGCGGCGACCAGTTCGAGCTGACCGCCACGGAGTTCGAGCTTCTCCGCTTCCTGATGCGCAACCAGCGCCGCGTCGTGTCGAAGGCACAGATCCTCGACCGCGTCTGGAACTACGACTTCGGCGGACGCTCGAGCGTCGTCGAGCTGTACATCTCATACCTGCGCAAGAAGATCGATCACGGCCGTGAGCCGCTGATCCACACCGTCCGCGGCGTCGGCTACATGATCAAGGCGCCGCAGTGA
- a CDS encoding sensor histidine kinase, translated as MTSAPPTGSIPAVAPTTDADDDVREEASTRPPRHARPRWSLQTRLMATVIGIVSLILVIVAIATSAALGRVLEANLDTRLENAAQQAGESLQTPQFPPAARDASDVLAEGPQEPGFLFVVQSASSGVSGAYIGGDGEVVRLTADQITGVVGAIDAGGFTTISLGDDIGDYRIRLVQGDNFIGIAGLPVSEVRSTIGATLTTIALVTAGGLLLLAAAIAFVIRAGLKPLRAVADTATRVAALPLAEGAVSITERVPDDETDEHTEIGRVGHALNTLLDHVGESLDARQRNEERMRRFVADASHELRTPLASIRGYSELSLRALRQADAVSEDQNTVTSLERIQAQSIRMTRLVEDLLLLARLDEGQELVHGTVDLSRLAIEAIADVRPAGPDHRWELDVGEEPVLIRGDASRLHQVVGNLLANARTHTPAGTHVTLSVTCEGADAVLRVHDDGPGVDPAIADELFERFSRADRSRARQTGGTGLGLSIARAIVAAHGGALTVRSRPGDTTFEVRLPIPESTPPSEVSSR; from the coding sequence GTGACCTCAGCACCCCCCACGGGGTCCATCCCGGCTGTCGCGCCGACGACGGATGCCGACGACGACGTTCGTGAAGAGGCGTCGACGCGCCCCCCGCGCCACGCACGTCCTCGGTGGAGCCTGCAGACGCGGCTGATGGCGACGGTCATCGGCATCGTCTCTCTCATCCTGGTCATCGTCGCGATCGCGACCAGTGCCGCCCTGGGCCGCGTGCTCGAGGCGAACCTCGACACGCGGCTGGAGAACGCCGCCCAGCAGGCCGGCGAGTCGCTGCAGACACCTCAGTTCCCGCCGGCGGCACGCGATGCGTCCGACGTGCTGGCCGAAGGACCCCAGGAGCCGGGCTTCCTCTTCGTCGTCCAGTCGGCCAGCAGCGGGGTATCCGGGGCGTACATCGGCGGCGATGGCGAAGTCGTTCGCCTCACCGCTGACCAGATCACCGGCGTGGTGGGCGCGATCGACGCCGGCGGGTTCACCACCATCTCGCTGGGGGATGACATCGGCGACTACCGCATCCGCCTGGTGCAGGGAGACAACTTCATCGGCATCGCCGGGCTTCCGGTCTCGGAGGTGCGCAGCACCATCGGCGCCACCCTGACCACCATCGCCCTCGTCACCGCCGGAGGTCTGCTCCTGCTCGCCGCGGCCATCGCGTTCGTGATCCGCGCCGGCCTGAAGCCGCTGCGCGCGGTCGCCGACACCGCGACGCGCGTCGCCGCGCTGCCGCTCGCCGAGGGGGCCGTCTCGATCACCGAGCGCGTGCCCGACGACGAAACGGACGAGCACACCGAGATCGGACGCGTGGGGCATGCGCTGAACACCCTGCTGGACCACGTCGGCGAATCACTCGATGCCCGCCAGCGCAACGAGGAGCGGATGCGCCGATTCGTCGCCGATGCCAGTCACGAGCTGCGCACCCCCCTGGCCTCCATCCGCGGGTACTCCGAGTTGTCGCTGCGCGCGCTGCGCCAGGCGGATGCCGTGTCGGAGGATCAGAACACCGTCACGTCGCTGGAGCGCATCCAGGCGCAGTCGATCCGCATGACCCGGCTCGTCGAGGACCTGCTGCTGCTGGCCAGGCTGGACGAGGGGCAGGAGCTCGTGCATGGCACCGTGGATCTCTCGCGGCTCGCGATCGAGGCGATCGCCGATGTGCGGCCGGCCGGGCCGGACCACCGGTGGGAGCTCGATGTGGGAGAAGAGCCGGTGCTGATCAGGGGTGACGCTTCGCGACTGCACCAGGTCGTCGGCAATCTGCTCGCCAACGCGCGCACGCACACGCCGGCCGGCACCCACGTCACCCTCAGCGTGACCTGCGAGGGAGCGGATGCCGTGCTTCGCGTCCACGACGACGGGCCCGGGGTCGACCCGGCGATCGCGGACGAGCTGTTCGAGCGGTTCTCGCGAGCGGATCGTTCGCGCGCCCGGCAGACGGGCGGCACCGGCCTGGGTCTTTCCATCGCGCGGGCGATCGTGGCGGCGCACGGCGGAGCTCTCACGGTGCGCAGCAGGCCCGGCGACACCACGTTCGAGGTGCGGCTGCCCATCCCGGAGTCCACTCCCCCGTCCGAGGTCAGTAGCCGCTGA
- a CDS encoding FAD-dependent oxidoreductase, giving the protein MIGTFTSLWNRVFAVLGRVSMYRLALLALGALSFLALVASFFGLVVPTPWELLVTAVVLSVVCVGVDAAAQAIVRLPWRLESSLITAAILLFVLRPTLDPAGLAGVALAGAAASLSKYVLAWRGRHIFNPAAVGATVLTLVGLAVPSLGASSWWVGTPVLAGPVIVLGLAVLVRTEKVRVITVFVVAAVAVGVLRTSAQYQAAGLPVEIGDVLWPLLWSSPILFLGAFMLSEPLTLPPRRWQQFTVAGLVGVLVGWPIDLGVISLGQERALLIGNLLAFAFAFSARSAVKLALESRAMLTPTVHLLTFRARRRLAFIPGQYLELDVPHRHADARGTRREFSIASAPEDLPLLSVAFREVPGAKSQSSYKKALAQLSTGDALAVTGVWGDFILPKKPTSSVLMVAAGIGITPFVSQLRHLRLAGEDRDVVLVYVAAEASELAFRDELEASGVPVVVFTRDRPQDLPRHWLWARGVRLDAEGLLQVVPDIAARHVYISGPAGLIADLAPALERARSITTDAFSGY; this is encoded by the coding sequence GTGATCGGAACCTTCACCTCCCTGTGGAATCGCGTGTTCGCGGTACTCGGACGCGTCTCGATGTACCGGCTCGCGCTGCTCGCGCTGGGTGCACTCTCGTTCCTGGCGCTGGTCGCCTCGTTCTTCGGACTGGTGGTGCCCACACCGTGGGAACTGCTGGTCACAGCCGTCGTTCTGTCGGTCGTCTGCGTGGGTGTGGATGCCGCAGCCCAGGCGATCGTGCGCCTGCCGTGGCGGCTGGAGTCGTCGTTGATCACCGCGGCGATCCTGCTGTTCGTGCTGCGGCCGACGCTCGACCCGGCGGGGCTGGCCGGTGTTGCGCTCGCGGGAGCCGCGGCATCCCTGTCCAAGTACGTCCTGGCCTGGCGCGGCCGGCACATCTTCAACCCGGCGGCCGTGGGCGCGACGGTTCTGACGCTCGTGGGTCTCGCCGTCCCGAGCCTGGGCGCATCCTCGTGGTGGGTCGGCACGCCGGTTCTCGCGGGGCCGGTGATCGTCCTCGGCCTGGCGGTGCTGGTGCGCACCGAGAAGGTGCGCGTCATCACGGTGTTCGTCGTCGCCGCGGTCGCGGTGGGGGTGCTGCGCACCTCGGCGCAGTATCAGGCCGCGGGCCTGCCGGTGGAGATCGGCGACGTGCTCTGGCCGTTGCTGTGGTCGTCTCCGATCCTGTTCCTGGGCGCATTCATGCTCTCCGAACCCCTCACCCTGCCCCCGCGCCGCTGGCAGCAGTTCACCGTCGCCGGCCTCGTCGGTGTGCTGGTGGGGTGGCCGATCGATCTCGGCGTGATCAGCCTCGGCCAGGAGCGCGCCCTGCTGATCGGCAACCTGCTGGCGTTCGCGTTCGCGTTCTCGGCTCGGTCGGCGGTGAAGCTGGCGCTGGAGTCGCGTGCGATGCTGACCCCGACGGTGCACCTGCTCACCTTCCGTGCGCGTCGTCGCCTCGCCTTCATCCCGGGCCAGTACCTCGAGCTGGACGTGCCGCACCGGCATGCCGATGCGCGGGGGACGCGCCGCGAGTTCAGCATCGCGTCGGCGCCCGAGGACCTGCCGCTGCTGTCGGTGGCGTTCCGCGAGGTGCCCGGCGCCAAGTCGCAGAGCTCGTACAAGAAGGCGCTGGCCCAGTTGTCCACCGGCGATGCGCTGGCGGTGACCGGTGTGTGGGGCGATTTCATCCTGCCGAAGAAGCCGACCAGCTCCGTGCTCATGGTCGCCGCCGGCATCGGCATCACCCCGTTCGTCTCACAGCTTCGGCATCTGCGCCTCGCCGGCGAGGACCGCGACGTCGTCCTCGTGTACGTCGCGGCCGAGGCCTCGGAGCTTGCTTTCCGCGATGAGCTGGAGGCGTCCGGTGTGCCCGTCGTCGTCTTCACGCGGGACCGGCCGCAGGATCTGCCCCGCCACTGGTTGTGGGCGCGCGGCGTCCGGCTCGACGCGGAGGGTCTCCTGCAGGTGGTCCCGGACATCGCCGCGCGGCACGTGTACATCTCCGGCCCCGCGGGACTGATCGCCGACCTGGCTCCCGCCCTGGAACGCGCACGGTCCATCACGACGGACGCGTTCAGCGGCTACTGA